A genomic window from Punica granatum isolate Tunisia-2019 chromosome 2, ASM765513v2, whole genome shotgun sequence includes:
- the LOC116197427 gene encoding SPX domain-containing protein 2-like — MKFGKSLSNQIEETLPEWRDKFLSYKDLKKKLKSIDPRAAAERPAKRPRSDPDRADAGNRDGITEEEIQFIRLLEDEMEKFNSFFVEKEEEYIIRMKILQDGIAKAKDSNEEMLKIKKEIVDFHGEMVLLENYSALNYTGLVKILKKYDKRTGALIRLPFIQRVLQQPFFTTDLLYKLVKGCEVLLDGLFPKHEPKEDPSFLDQTKADCPHNVEDEGSQPSTSTTTTTTTSSSSSKDSSVPLRAPNELAEIEHMESLYMKSTISALRALKEIRSGSSTVSVFSLPPLHTSGLEETWKKIPILEQAAK, encoded by the exons ATGAAGTTCGGCAAGAGCCTCAGCAACCAGATCGAGGAGACGTTGCCCGAGTGGCGCGACAAGTTCCTGTCCTACAAGGACCTCAAGAAGAAGCTCAAGTCCATCGACCCTAGGGCCGCCGCCGAGAGGCCAGCCAAGCGCCCCAGGAGCGACCCCGACCGTGCGGACGCCGGGAACAGGGACGGGATAACCGAGGAGGAGATTCAGTTCATCAGGCTGTTGGAGGACGAGATGGAGAAGTTCAACTCTTTCTTCGtcgagaaggaggaggagtaCATCATCCGAATGAAg ATATTACAAGATGGGATTGCGAAGGCAAAAGATTCCAATGAAGAGATGCTGAAGATTAAGAAAGAGATTGTGGACTTTCACGGAGAGATGGTCTTGTTGGAGAACTATAGTGCCCTCAACTATACAG GGCTTGTTAAAATTCTCAAGAAGTACGATAAAAGGACTGGAGCTCTGATCCGCTTGCCCTTCATACAGAGGGTGTTACAGCAGCCCTTCTTCACCACCGACCTGCTCTACAAGCTTGTGAAGGGGTGCGAGGTGTTGCTAGATGGACTCTTCCCCAAGCACGAGCCCAAAGAGGACCCATCTTTTTTGGACCAGACAAAAGCAGATTGTCCTCACAATGTGGAGGATGAGGGTTCGCAGCCTAGTActtccaccaccaccaccaccaccacctcctcctcctcttctaaAGATTCATCTGTTCCCCTCAGAGCGCCCAATGAACTTGCAGAGATAGAGCACATGGAGAGCTTATATATGAAGAGCACAATCTCGGCACTTAGAGCTCTGAAGGAGATTAGGAGTGGCAGCTCAACTGTTAGCGTGTTCTCGCTGCCCCCGCTTCATACAAGCGGGTTGGAAGAGACGTGGAAGAAGATCCCGATTCTGGAGCAAGCAGCAAAGTAG